The following coding sequences lie in one Salmo salar chromosome ssa13, Ssal_v3.1, whole genome shotgun sequence genomic window:
- the LOC106611955 gene encoding uncharacterized protein: MPIRGGPPYKSSEALTDGHLRQLNVQKSSPERQLVNRHGVEHNRLVGRVSVGVRGRGRGDRGGYSDILMDYVWWKQQRQVEQFHGNGKFPSSVPASSLSHFNGYPHHHPKPQRHLSGSQPLHLSEGPPTYRSPLMLRGKPGEPRRVKVTRTKSCGPFIPLQQHQQEAVLSSSSSSSFDPPLPPSSSSSSSTRTSTAALYPQQGFGVESHQHQLDSGSGPSTDLNNNHRLRPPLYSDSITPDDPTRSLHKALALEGLRDWYLRNTLGGLEAGVGVKVRTTNSLHESHPHQLPHQPEAYQGDYHPCQLPQSQTFQGQPLRGRSVELSLYQDSFQSQMQELTLKEHSTARGDLPTPGTLV, from the exons ATGCCCATCAGAGGGGGACCCCCGTACAAGAGTTCCGAGGCGCTGACGGATGGTCATCTGAGGCAGCTGAACGTCCAGAAGTCCAGCCCAGAGAGACAGCTGGTGAACAGACACGGGGTGGAGCACAACAGACTGGTTGGTCGAGTGTCTGTAGGGGTGAGGGGTCGGGggcgaggagacagaggaggttaCAGTGACATCCTGATGGACTATGTGTGGTGGAAGCAGCAGAGGCAGGTTGAACAGTTCCACGGCAATGGGAAgttcccttcctctgtccctgCATCTTCTCTTTCTCACTTCAATGGTTACCCCCACCATCACCCCAAGCCGCAGCGGCATCTCTCAGGATCCCAGCCTCTGCATCTCTCCGAGGGCCCTCCAACCTACAGAAGTCCCCTGATGCTCCGGGGGAAGCCTGGCGAGCCACGTCGGGTCAAGGTGACCCGCACCAAGTCATGTGGTCCCTTCATTCCCCTCCAGCAACACCAGCAGGAGGCtgttctttcctcctcctcctcttcctcctttgatcctcctctccctccctcctcctcctcctcctcctcgaccAGGACCTCCACAGCTGCCCTGTACCCCCAACAGGGATTTGGGGTTGAGTCCCACCAGCACCAGCTGGATTCTGGATCAGGACCCAGTACCGATCTCAACAACAACCACCGTCTGAGACCACCCCTGTACTCTGACTCCATCACCCCAGACGACCCCACCCGTAGCCTGCACAAGGCCCTGGCTCTGGAGGGCCTGAGGGACTGGTACCTGAGGAATACCCTGGGGGGGTTGGAGGCTGGGGTGGGGGTGAAGGTACGTACCACAAACTCCCTGCACGAGTCACACCCTCACCAGCTCCCACACCAGCCCGAGGCCTACCAGGGAGACTACCATCCTTGCCAACTGCCACAGTCACAGACCTTCCAGGGACAACCACTACGTGGCAG gTCTGTGGAGTTGTCTCTGTACCAGGACTCCTTCCAATCCCAGATGCAGGAGCTGACCCTGAAAGAACACAGCACTGCCAGAGGTGACCTGCCCACCCCGGGTACACtggtctaa